One Triticum dicoccoides isolate Atlit2015 ecotype Zavitan chromosome 4B, WEW_v2.0, whole genome shotgun sequence genomic window carries:
- the LOC119293409 gene encoding cyclic nucleotide-gated ion channel 18-like: MAGFLQRHVLPPFRRPPLPFFRHGAGAASSANQPQGRRPWTPSRILDPGDDVVLNWNRLFLVTCMVGLFVDPMYFYLLYAKTQACVKMNMGIGVAVTAVRTVADLFYLAHMILKFRTAFVAPSSRVFGRGELVRDPDQIAIRYLKNDFIIDLAAMLPIPQIIIWFVIPAVSTTSANHTNNTLSMIVLIQYIPRVFLIISLNSKIVKSSGVVTRTAWAGAAYNLLLYTLASHVLGALWYLLSIERQYTCWVDQCTSDNGTDPRVPICDMSYLDCKTLEDPVRMKWHAASNITKQCGLPGAKFEYGLFEDALKLDIVDASFFEKYLYCLWWGFRNLSSYGQNLQNSTYAGETIFCILICIMGLVFFSHLIGNMQTYLQSMTVRLEEWRVKRRDIEEWMRHRQLPLELQERVRRFFQYKWLATRGVDEESILQSLPLDLRREIQRHLCLALVRRVPFFSQMDEQLLDAICERLVSSLSTKDAYIVREGDPVSEMLFIIRGELESSTTDGGRTNFFSSITLRPGDFCGEELLTWALMPNPSLNFPQSTRTVRSVTEVEAFALRAEDLKYVANQFKRLHSKRLQHAFRYYSHQWRSWGACFVQGAWRRYKKRKLARELMKQEGLLYDQGDDDGQGGAGAIAGADASTPLLGEYKGGAGAASSSAEGADGGGTHLGATFLASKFAKNTKKGAHQKSMSQRIDDVSTMKFPKLAKPDEPDFSLHSEDTL; the protein is encoded by the exons ATGGCCGGCTTCCTCCAGCGCCACGTCCTCCCGCCCTTCCGCCGCCCGCCGCTCCCCTTCTTCCGCCACGGCGCCGGCGCCGCGTCCTCCGCCAACCAGCCCCAGGGCCGCCGGCCATGGACGCCCAGCCGCATCCTCGACCCCGGGGACGACGTCGTCCTTAACTGGAACCGCCTCTTCCTCGTCACCTGCATGGTCGGCCTCTTCGTCGACCCCATGTACTTCTACCTCCTCTACGCCAAGACGCAGGCGTGTGTCAAGATGAACATGGGCATCggcgtcgccgtcaccgccgtgcGCACCGTCGCCGACCTCTTCTACCTCGCGcacatgatcctcaagttccgcaccgctttcgtcgcgccCAGCTCGCGCGTGTTCGGGCGCGGCGAGCTCGTCAGGGACCCCGACCAGATCGCCATCCGGTACCTCAAGAACGACTTCATCATCGATCTCGCCGCCATGCTCCCGATTCCCCAG ATCATTATCTGGTTTGTGATACCAGCTGTGAGCACCACCTCAGCAAACCACACCAACAACACGCTGTCGATGATCGTGCTGATCCAGTACATACCCAGAGTGTTCCTCATCATATCCCTCAACTCCAAGATCGTCAAGTCCAGTGGAGTGGTCACAAGAACTGCCTGGGCAGGGGCTGCCTACAACCTGCTTCTCTACACACTCGCCAGTCAT GTTCTCGGCGCCCTGTGGTACCTCTTGTCCATTGAGAGGCAGTACACCTGCTGGGTGGACCAATGCACAAGCGATAATGGCACTGACCCCAGGGTGCCCATATGTGACATGAGCTATCTGGACTGCAAAACGCTTGAGGATCCTGTTCGGATGAAGTGGCACGCGGCCAGCAACATCACTAAGCAGTGCGGACTTCCCGGGGCGAAATTTGAGTACGGGTTGTTCGAGGATGCTCTGAAGCTCGATATCGTCGACGCGTCCTTCTTCGAGAAGTATCTCTACTGCCTCTGGTGGGGTTTCCGGAACTTGAG TTCTTATGGACAGAACTTGCAGAACAGCACCTACGCAGGGGAGACTATATTCTGCATCCTCATCTGCATCATGGGCCTTGTTTTCTTCTCACATCTCATTGGAAACATGCAG ACGTACTTGCAGTCGATGACGGTGAGGCTGGAGGAGTGGCGGGTGAAGCGGCGCGACATCGAGGAGTGGATGCGTCACCGGCAGCTTCCCCTGGAGCTCCAGGAGCGCGTCCGGAGGTTCTTCCAGTACAAGTGGCTGGCCACCAGGGGCGTCGACGAGGAATCCATCCTCCAGTCGCTGCCCCTCGACCTCCGCCGCGAGATCCAGCGCCACCTCTGCCTCGCCCTCGTCCGGCGG GTGCCTTTCTTCTCGCAGATGGACGAGCAGCTGCTGGACGCCATCTGCGAGCGGCTGGTGTCGTCGCTGAGCACCAAGGACGCGTACATTGTGCGGGAGGGCGACCCCGTGAGCGAGATGCTCTTCATCATCCGTGGCGAGCTGGAGAGCTCGACGACGGACGGCGGCCGGACCAACTTCTTCAGCTCCATCACGCTCCGGCCGGGGGACTTCTGCGGCGAGGAGCTGCTGACGTGGGCGCTGATGCCCAACCCGAGCCTCAACTTCCCGCAGTCCACGCGCACGGTGCGGTCGGTGACGGAGGTGGAGGCGTTCGCGCTCCGGGCCGAGGACCTCAAGTACGTGGCCAACCAGTTCAAGCGCCTCCACAGCAAGCGGCTGCAGCACGCGTTCCGGTACTACTCCCACCAGTGGCGGAGCTGGGGCGCCTGCTTCGTGCAGGGCGCCTGGAGGCGGTACAAGAAGAGGAAGCTCGCCAGGGAGCTCATGAAGCAGGAGGGGCTCCTCTACGACCAGGGCGACGACGACGGGCAAGGCGGGGCTGGCGCCATCGCCGGCGCCGACGCCAGCACGCCGCTGCTCGGCGAGTACAAGGGCGGCGCTGGCGCGGCGTCGTCGTCCGCGGAGGGCGCCGACGGCGGCGGCACGCACCTGGGCGCCACGTTCCTGGCATCCAAGTTCGCCAAGAACACCAAGAAGGGCGCGCACCAGAAGAGCATGTCGCAGCGGATCGACGACGTGTCCACCATGAAGTTCCCCAAGCTGGCCAAGCCCGACGAGCCGGATTTCTCTTTGCACTCCGAGGACACGCTGTAA